The following nucleotide sequence is from Terriglobia bacterium.
CGGCTTTTCCGTCGTCATCCAGTCGATGGTGTCGAAGCGGCTGAGATCGACTGGCCGGCAGTAGCCGCGGAGAGTGCGCTCGCCCCGATAGTTGAAGTAGTCGTCAAAGTAGCTCATAGCGAGTTCGCGAATGGAGCGGTAAACCGGCTCGCGGTAACGCAGGCCAGAGAAGTTCGACTTCGCGATGGTCCCCCAGTAGCCGTCGACGTGGTAGACCGCGAGGACATGATCGGTGTCCTGTATGGCCTCGAGGTCCATGATTAGTGGAGGAAACCCGTTCACGCGCAATGCCGCGGCAGCGAAGAGCGCACCTTCGAGGCAATGGGCGGTACGCTGGCGCAGCACGCGACGAGGCGACCATGCGGTATTGGCGACGTGGTACGGAAGTTCGTTGAGGAAGTGCTGGATTTTGTGCGGAGTTTTGAGCGACCGGAGCTTGCGAAGCTCGGCGGACGTGAAGCCGAAGGTTGGAGCGCTGTTGTGCATGTTCGTCAATAGAAGTTAAAAGGGCAGAGGGCAAAAGAGAAAACGAAAAACTCTCAAATCAAATGTTTTGCGCTTTACCCCATTTACTTTGACCTCAGCCTGAGAAGCCCTCACTGGCTGGGACTTCGCTGCTGGAGCGCTTGGGCTGTAGTCCCAGCGCCTCGACAAGCTCGTATGGTGCGTCGATAAAGACGTCCGGTGGTGCAGATTCAAGGCTGTGCGGCGAGAGTCCGTAGGTGCAGCCGACAGACCACATGCCGGTGTTCCGGGCGGTGAGCGTGTCATTGTGCGAGTCGCCGATCATGACGGTTTCTTCCGGGGAAGCGTTCGCCAATTCCATGAGCTTTCGCGCGCCTTCCGGGTCGGGCTTCTTCGTCCCGAAGCTATTGCCGCCAAAGACCTCGAAGAAGTAGCAGGCCAGTCCAAGCCCTTCAACGATTCCCTGCGAGGGCTTCACCGGCTTGTTGCTCAGGACGGCCATTCTCATTTTGCCGTCGCTGGCTTCACGGATTGCTTCTAAAGCCTCTTTCATTCCAGCGTAGACGTAGGTGTTGTCAAGCTTGTGCTCGCGGTAATAACGGACGAAGAAGTGGAGAGAGTCGGCGAAGAGCCTACCGTCTTCAGGGTCGTTAAGTGCGCGGCGGATAAGCATGGGCGCGCCATCGCCGATGTAGGTAGCGATGACGTCAACCGGTAGCTCGGGGCGGCCAAGGTTCCGCAGGAGAGCGTTCACCGAGTGGGCTATATCGAGCTCGCTGTCAACGAGCGTGCCGTCGAGATCGAAAATGAGGAGCTTGATGCGGTCTTTGGGAAGAGGACGGAGAATACGAATCATTGCATTCTCAGTATACCGGGCATTTGTCGTCAGCCGCCCGGTGCTAATAACCCGTGAACTGGGAACTGACTTGCAGCATCATTTACAATAGAATGTTTGCCCCGGCTAGGGAAACGTGGGGTTCTCGCTAGCCTTCAGATCCGACTCGGAGACCAAATGGCACCCAAGACAGCTACGCGAAATGGCGCGACCGCGACTGCCGAAAAGACCTACGAAGGCTTGAGCAGGCAACAGCTTATCGATATTTACCGGCTGATGTTCCTCTCGCGACGGATCGACGATCGCGAAATCCTGCTCAAACGCCAGCAGAAGATCTTCTTCCAGATATCAGGCGCCGGGCATGAGGCGATGCTGGTTGCCGCCGGGCTACAGCTCCGGTCGGGCTATGACTGGTTCTATCCTTATTATCGCGACCGCGCCCTTTGCCTTGCGCTGGGTATGACTCCGCTGGAGATGCTGCTGGGCGCGGTAGGTGCCGCCGATGATCCCAATTCTGGTGGGCGCCAGATGCCTTCTCACTGGGGCCACAAGAAGCTGAATATCGTAACTCAATCCTCGCCGACGGGCACGCAGATGCTGCAGGCGGTCGGTTGCGCCGAAGCCGGGCGCTTCTTTGCGAAGCATCCCGAGGCGGCCGAGAAGGCCGAAGGCGATTATCGCGCATTCAAGGATGTCGAGTTCCATGGGGATGAGGTCGTTTACGCTTCGTGCGGCGATGGCACGACGTCGGAAGGCGAGTTCTGGGAGTCGCTGAACACGGCGGCCAACAAGAAGCTGCCGATCTTGGTCGTGGTAGAGGACAACGAGTACGCCATTTCAGTACCGGTAGAGGTGAATACCGCGGGTGGTAACATCTCACGGCTCGTCACTGGCTTTCCAAATTTTCATTTTGAAGAGTGCGATGGCACTGATCCGATTGCCAGCTACGCGGCTTTCAAGCGGGCCATTGATCACATTCGTGCGGGG
It contains:
- a CDS encoding HAD-IA family hydrolase, which gives rise to MIRILRPLPKDRIKLLIFDLDGTLVDSELDIAHSVNALLRNLGRPELPVDVIATYIGDGAPMLIRRALNDPEDGRLFADSLHFFVRYYREHKLDNTYVYAGMKEALEAIREASDGKMRMAVLSNKPVKPSQGIVEGLGLACYFFEVFGGNSFGTKKPDPEGARKLMELANASPEETVMIGDSHNDTLTARNTGMWSVGCTYGLSPHSLESAPPDVFIDAPYELVEALGLQPKRSSSEVPASEGFSG